A region from the uncultured Macellibacteroides sp. genome encodes:
- a CDS encoding MBL fold metallo-hydrolase, whose protein sequence is MNSATYVLYSEDVDSCVLIDCGEYETLAPVLDKIGKKVKAVLLTHGHSDHIYGLVKLLEVDPTIEILTNESGHEQIVDVKKNMSKYHEISFVVVGNNLRTINDGDVIQYDGLCEISVMATPGHDPSCLTYKVGMDLFTGDSYIPGVKVFTQFTRGNKTQAQQSYQMLANMEIEGYTIHCGHHSF, encoded by the coding sequence ATGAATTCAGCAACCTACGTTCTCTATTCGGAGGATGTAGATTCCTGTGTTCTGATAGACTGTGGGGAGTATGAGACTTTGGCTCCTGTATTGGATAAAATCGGCAAAAAGGTTAAGGCTGTATTGCTAACTCATGGACATTCAGATCATATCTATGGTTTGGTAAAATTGTTAGAGGTAGATCCCACAATAGAAATCTTGACCAATGAATCAGGTCATGAACAGATTGTTGATGTCAAAAAGAATATGTCCAAATATCACGAAATATCCTTTGTGGTAGTTGGAAATAATCTTCGTACTATTAACGATGGTGATGTAATTCAGTATGACGGTTTGTGTGAGATTTCCGTTATGGCAACTCCTGGACACGACCCAAGTTGTCTAACTTATAAGGTAGGTATGGATCTATTTACAGGTGATTCGTATATACCTGGTGTTAAAGTGTTTACACAATTTACAAGAGGAAATAAGACGCAAGCGCAACAATCATATCAGATGTTGGCTAATATGGAAATAGAAGGCTATACAATTCATTGTGGCCATCATTCATTTTAA
- a CDS encoding SDR family oxidoreductase — translation MYNPFSLIGKTILVTGASSGIGRAIAIECSRMGATIVISGRNEQRLEDTFKLLEGTNHQKVVADLNSEVGIKILHLNLPALNGMVHCAGLTKTVPFQFATRDALDEVLNVNFYALAEITRSTLKAKKMEKNGSIVFISSVSGVYCSADASSIYSASKGAVNGLVKGMALDLAPKGIRVNCVNPGMIDTHIFEAGAITPEQLEEDKKRYPLKRYGKPEEVAHAVIYLLSDASGWVTGSNLLIDGGYTLL, via the coding sequence ATGTACAATCCATTTTCATTAATAGGAAAAACGATTCTTGTAACGGGAGCCTCTTCTGGTATTGGTAGAGCTATTGCAATAGAATGTTCCCGAATGGGAGCAACTATTGTAATATCAGGACGTAATGAGCAGAGACTTGAAGATACATTTAAACTGCTTGAGGGGACAAATCATCAAAAAGTGGTTGCCGATTTAAATTCGGAAGTGGGTATTAAAATATTGCATTTGAATCTTCCTGCTTTGAATGGAATGGTCCATTGTGCCGGTTTAACGAAGACTGTTCCTTTTCAGTTTGCTACCAGAGATGCGTTGGACGAGGTATTGAATGTTAATTTTTATGCTCTTGCAGAGATCACTCGTAGTACCCTTAAGGCAAAAAAAATGGAGAAAAATGGTTCAATTGTTTTTATATCTTCTGTTTCGGGGGTTTACTGTTCGGCTGACGCCTCTTCTATTTATTCGGCTTCCAAAGGGGCTGTGAATGGTTTGGTTAAAGGAATGGCATTGGATTTGGCTCCAAAAGGAATTCGGGTAAATTGTGTAAATCCAGGAATGATTGATACGCATATTTTTGAAGCGGGTGCAATTACACCTGAGCAACTTGAAGAAGATAAAAAGCGTTATCCGCTAAAGCGATATGGCAAACCGGAGGAGGTTGCTCATGCGGTTATTTATCTGCTATCGGATGCCAGTGGGTGGGTAACGGGCTCTAATTTATTAATTGATGGAGGTTATACATTATTATAG
- a CDS encoding ketoacyl-ACP synthase III, giving the protein MKQQVIWPKIAAVNLFQEWNIDPKSIDFVMLCTQSPDYFLPTTACILQNRLGIPTSSGAIDYNLGCSGYVYGLALAKGLVVSGIAKNVLLLTSETYSKHIHPKDKGNRTIFGDAATATVISTEGFARIGEFSLGTDGGGANNLIVKTGGMKHQRPINDVVIDENGTIHSSDNLYMNGTKIFSFTQDNVPPLIDDTLLKNDLSKTDVDLYVFHQANKHMLNFLRKKMKIEEEKFFYCFSESGNTVSSTIPIALKEALAGKHIKEGNKVVIAGFGVGYSCGGCTLYY; this is encoded by the coding sequence ATGAAACAGCAGGTGATATGGCCGAAAATAGCTGCAGTAAATCTTTTTCAAGAGTGGAACATCGATCCGAAGTCTATTGATTTTGTAATGTTATGTACTCAGAGCCCGGATTATTTTTTGCCGACAACAGCCTGTATACTTCAAAACAGACTTGGTATCCCTACCTCATCTGGTGCAATTGATTACAATCTAGGATGTTCCGGTTATGTATATGGTTTAGCCTTGGCAAAAGGATTGGTTGTTAGTGGTATTGCTAAAAATGTGTTACTTCTTACTTCCGAAACTTATTCGAAGCATATACATCCGAAAGATAAAGGTAATAGAACCATATTTGGCGACGCAGCTACAGCAACAGTAATTTCTACAGAAGGATTCGCCCGAATCGGCGAATTTAGTTTGGGAACAGACGGTGGCGGTGCGAATAATTTAATTGTTAAAACAGGCGGAATGAAACATCAACGTCCAATAAACGATGTGGTCATTGATGAAAATGGAACAATTCATTCATCTGATAATTTGTATATGAATGGAACTAAAATATTTTCATTTACTCAAGATAATGTTCCTCCTTTAATTGACGACACTTTATTAAAAAACGACTTGTCTAAAACGGATGTGGACCTTTATGTTTTTCACCAGGCTAATAAGCATATGCTTAATTTCCTGAGAAAGAAAATGAAAATTGAGGAAGAAAAGTTTTTCTATTGTTTTTCCGAATCTGGAAATACAGTATCATCGACCATTCCAATTGCATTAAAAGAAGCATTGGCTGGTAAGCATATAAAAGAAGGGAATAAAGTCGTTATTGCCGGATTTGGAGTAGGTTACTCCTGTGGTGGTTGTACGTTATATTATTAA
- a CDS encoding transposase — protein MKFKDAKDREEDKSDFDGTPPPAQENSDETNPGSDSTVSSEQKKEYSNPRTSYGKKTIVADKVVVHYCSQEAIPAGAHVLEERVHIVYEYKMEVIEHRYISYRVVENGGTPYEVPYVSNDPLDTFGSKACMIEGCPADVSLLAMILTNKYQFHLPVQRQVEMLASYGLKISKSTLNHWLHKAIKQLRPLEDAIKTQLLEAGSYLFCDETSELVCVKDAKTGEMHYRKKYVWGIVNTVKKLVYYLYEEGSRARKVIGNFLSGSRLQAHQVKELRKEKSGSTLGDLYSQIESLYHDKLTRYSDLLRKAINYAYHEWKAVVRYIENVNWSIDNNEGKRRMKPVVLERKNYTNYGSHQGASNGAYMYTLVESCKMSGSSPVAYIRDVLHSLIKGETDNLQLIPCNWVNNK, from the coding sequence TTGAAATTCAAAGACGCAAAAGACCGTGAAGAGGATAAGTCTGATTTTGACGGAACGCCTCCTCCCGCTCAAGAGAACTCTGATGAAACGAATCCTGGTTCCGATAGCACTGTTTCATCGGAACAAAAGAAGGAATATTCCAATCCCCGTACAAGCTACGGCAAGAAAACCATTGTGGCAGACAAGGTTGTTGTTCACTATTGCTCCCAAGAGGCTATTCCAGCCGGGGCTCATGTTCTGGAAGAACGTGTACACATCGTCTATGAATACAAGATGGAGGTTATTGAACATCGCTATATCAGCTATCGGGTGGTTGAGAATGGTGGTACACCCTACGAAGTTCCTTATGTAAGCAATGACCCTTTGGATACTTTTGGATCTAAAGCTTGTATGATTGAGGGGTGTCCGGCAGATGTTTCCCTGCTTGCTATGATTTTGACTAATAAATATCAGTTTCATTTACCTGTTCAACGTCAGGTGGAGATGTTGGCCAGCTATGGGTTGAAAATTAGTAAATCGACCCTGAATCATTGGTTGCACAAGGCCATTAAGCAGCTGCGGCCTTTAGAGGATGCCATAAAAACTCAACTATTAGAGGCTGGAAGTTATTTGTTTTGTGACGAAACCTCCGAATTAGTTTGCGTCAAAGACGCTAAAACCGGCGAGATGCATTATCGCAAGAAATATGTCTGGGGTATCGTAAATACCGTAAAGAAACTGGTCTATTACCTTTATGAAGAAGGTAGTCGTGCCCGTAAGGTTATCGGCAATTTTCTGTCGGGGTCCCGACTTCAGGCCCACCAAGTAAAAGAATTGCGAAAAGAAAAATCGGGTTCTACCCTTGGGGATCTTTATAGCCAGATAGAAAGTCTTTACCACGATAAACTGACAAGGTATAGTGATCTGCTACGAAAAGCAATAAACTATGCTTATCACGAATGGAAGGCCGTTGTCCGGTATATAGAAAATGTAAATTGGAGTATAGATAACAACGAAGGAAAGAGGCGAATGAAGCCTGTCGTTTTGGAAAGAAAGAATTATACGAATTACGGCTCTCATCAAGGAGCCAGTAATGGCGCGTACATGTATACGCTGGTGGAAAGCTGCAAGATGAGTGGCTCGTCACCTGTCGCTTATATCAGGGACGTACTACACTCTTTAATCAAGGGAGAAACCGATAATCTGCAGCTTATACCCTGTAATTGGGTTAATAATAAATAA
- a CDS encoding phosphopantetheine-binding protein, giving the protein MELKDFIENFAAQFDDTDPNEFRTETKFKELEEWSSLTALSIIAMADEEYNVKIKGDDIRESSTINDLFLIVKSRS; this is encoded by the coding sequence ATGGAACTAAAAGACTTTATCGAAAACTTCGCTGCTCAATTTGACGATACGGATCCAAATGAATTTAGGACAGAAACAAAGTTTAAAGAATTAGAAGAATGGTCTTCGTTAACGGCTTTATCTATTATTGCTATGGCTGATGAAGAGTATAATGTTAAGATTAAAGGAGATGATATCAGGGAATCTTCAACAATTAATGATCTTTTTCTAATTGTTAAATCGAGGAGTTAA
- a CDS encoding serine acetyltransferase, translating into MKNIAIYGACGFGREIACLIRIKNQNEPTWNLIGYFDDALPKGTVNKYGSVLGNIDILNNWNSELAVTLAIGNPTVLKKIVEKISNKNIYYPNIISPDIIYLDKSSLTIGIGNIICSRCMFSCNISIESFNIFNSYITIGHDTKLGSYNVVMPSVNISGEVSAGDSNFMGVSSVILQQIRIGNNVRVGAGSVIIKKTKDNTLYVGNPAVKMEF; encoded by the coding sequence ATGAAAAATATAGCTATTTATGGAGCATGCGGTTTTGGTCGCGAAATCGCATGTTTGATTCGAATTAAAAATCAGAATGAACCAACATGGAATTTAATTGGTTATTTTGATGATGCTTTACCTAAAGGTACTGTTAATAAGTATGGTTCCGTATTAGGAAATATAGATATACTTAATAATTGGAATAGCGAATTAGCAGTTACTCTGGCTATTGGGAATCCAACAGTACTAAAAAAAATTGTAGAGAAAATATCAAATAAAAATATCTATTACCCAAATATAATTTCGCCGGACATAATTTATTTAGATAAATCTAGTTTAACTATTGGAATAGGGAATATTATTTGTTCACGTTGTATGTTTAGTTGTAACATTTCTATAGAGAGCTTCAATATTTTCAATTCTTACATTACTATTGGTCACGACACAAAATTAGGCTCGTATAACGTAGTAATGCCATCGGTTAATATTTCAGGTGAAGTTTCAGCCGGAGATTCTAATTTTATGGGTGTATCATCTGTTATTTTACAACAAATAAGAATTGGAAATAATGTCCGCGTTGGAGCTGGTAGTGTTATAATTAAAAAGACAAAAGATAATACGTTATATGTAGGTAATCCTGCTGTTAAAATGGAATTTTAA
- a CDS encoding serine acetyltransferase: MNKIAIYGAGGFGLEVAYLIQKVNERFAIPEWEVIGFFDDGKKQGEINEYGPILGGINELNAFHKPLYIAFGIRSPKIVKKIVSEINNENIYFPNIISPDCKYLDRNSITLGKGNILTSGCYFNYNIKVGDFNILDNNVSLGHDVIIGSYNSFMLGVRISDYVTIGSSNLFGVYSVVLRQKTIGNNTTIGAGSIIIRNTKDNNTYIGNPAIKFKF, encoded by the coding sequence ATGAATAAAATTGCAATTTATGGAGCTGGCGGTTTTGGACTTGAGGTGGCTTACTTAATTCAAAAAGTTAACGAAAGGTTTGCAATTCCCGAATGGGAAGTAATTGGCTTTTTTGACGACGGAAAAAAACAAGGTGAAATCAATGAATACGGACCAATTTTGGGAGGTATTAATGAACTTAATGCATTTCATAAGCCTCTATACATTGCTTTTGGCATTAGATCTCCTAAAATTGTAAAAAAGATTGTTAGTGAGATTAACAACGAAAATATTTATTTCCCAAACATAATTTCGCCTGATTGTAAATATTTAGATCGCAATAGTATTACATTGGGAAAAGGGAATATCCTCACATCAGGTTGTTACTTCAATTATAACATTAAAGTTGGTGATTTTAATATTTTAGACAACAATGTTTCGTTAGGACACGATGTTATTATCGGAAGTTATAATTCATTTATGCTTGGGGTAAGAATATCGGACTATGTTACTATTGGTAGTAGTAATTTATTCGGCGTTTACTCTGTTGTACTTAGGCAGAAAACAATTGGAAATAATACAACTATAGGTGCCGGAAGTATAATAATACGTAACACGAAAGATAACAATACCTATATAGGTAACCCTGCTATAAAATTTAAGTTCTAA
- a CDS encoding SDR family oxidoreductase translates to MISNPFSLEGKTILVTGASSGIGRETAVQCSKLGATVVITGRDVERLQQTYDMLEGEGHIQIIADIRQDEGIDHMVAECPVLDGLVNNAGSSKGAPVNFIKRGDIEAVYNTNLYGVMLLTKSLLKKKKLARNSSIVFTSSISARMTAAGIAIYASSKAALSAYMRNCAIELGPKGFRANAVLPGMVETKLINSGKYTEEDKQADLNLYPLGRYGKPEDVAYLVIYLLSDASAWMTGSELVIDGGRCLK, encoded by the coding sequence ATGATAAGCAATCCTTTCAGCCTTGAAGGCAAAACAATATTGGTGACTGGAGCCTCTTCCGGAATAGGTCGGGAGACTGCCGTTCAATGTTCCAAGTTGGGAGCTACAGTCGTAATCACTGGACGTGACGTCGAGCGTCTTCAGCAGACCTACGACATGCTCGAAGGTGAAGGTCATATTCAGATTATTGCAGACATCAGACAGGATGAAGGTATAGACCATATGGTCGCAGAATGTCCTGTATTGGATGGACTTGTTAATAATGCTGGCAGCAGTAAGGGTGCTCCTGTGAACTTTATTAAGAGAGGTGATATTGAGGCTGTATATAATACCAATCTGTATGGCGTTATGCTGCTAACCAAGTCTCTACTCAAGAAAAAGAAACTGGCACGCAACTCTTCAATAGTATTCACATCTTCTATTTCAGCCAGAATGACAGCTGCTGGCATTGCCATTTATGCTTCGTCCAAAGCTGCTCTTTCTGCATATATGCGAAACTGTGCTATCGAATTGGGGCCTAAGGGTTTCAGAGCAAATGCCGTTCTTCCCGGTATGGTTGAGACAAAACTGATCAACAGTGGCAAATATACCGAGGAGGACAAGCAGGCCGATCTGAATCTCTACCCTCTTGGTCGATATGGCAAACCTGAAGATGTAGCGTATTTAGTAATCTATCTGCTGAGTGATGCAAGTGCCTGGATGACGGGCTCAGAACTTGTTATCGATGGTGGCAGATGCTTAAAATAA
- a CDS encoding DegT/DnrJ/EryC1/StrS family aminotransferase, protein MNNSKIWLSLAHMSGREQDFIKEAFDTNWVVPLGPNVDGFEKDLAGFVGEDRHVVALSAGTAALHLGLIELGVGMGDEVICQSFTFSASANPIVYQHAAPVFIDSEKDTWNMDPAFLEEAILDRLAQKGKLPKAIIPVHLYGMPAKMDEIMEIANRYGIPVLEDAAEALGSEYKGRKCGTFGDFGVLSFNGNKMITTSGGGALVCRTAEQASKTMFYATQARDKAPHYQHTHIGYNYRMSNICAGIGRGQMTILREHIARRRAIHQLYVSLLSDIEGISFLTNPSSDFKSNHWLTCIVVDPTVTGFTREDIRLQLEHGNIESRPLWKPMHMQPIFKTAPFYGNDTAEVLFRNGLCLPSGPTLTDEDIHRVVSSIKELQLVCKV, encoded by the coding sequence ATGAATAATTCAAAGATTTGGCTTTCGCTTGCTCACATGTCTGGCCGTGAACAAGACTTTATAAAAGAGGCTTTTGATACCAACTGGGTGGTTCCGTTGGGTCCAAACGTGGATGGGTTCGAAAAGGATCTGGCAGGTTTTGTTGGCGAAGACCGGCATGTTGTGGCACTGAGTGCCGGAACAGCTGCGTTGCACCTTGGGTTGATTGAACTTGGTGTAGGTATGGGGGATGAAGTGATTTGTCAGTCTTTTACCTTTTCGGCTTCGGCTAATCCTATCGTTTACCAGCATGCTGCTCCGGTGTTTATCGACAGCGAAAAGGATACCTGGAATATGGATCCGGCTTTTCTGGAAGAGGCTATCCTTGACAGATTGGCGCAGAAAGGGAAATTACCCAAGGCTATCATTCCGGTGCATCTGTACGGGATGCCTGCTAAAATGGATGAGATAATGGAGATTGCGAATCGGTATGGTATTCCTGTGCTTGAGGATGCGGCGGAAGCGCTGGGTTCGGAGTATAAGGGTCGTAAATGTGGTACCTTCGGCGATTTTGGTGTGCTTTCGTTTAACGGGAACAAGATGATTACTACTTCGGGTGGTGGGGCGTTGGTTTGTCGTACGGCCGAACAGGCGTCGAAGACTATGTTTTACGCTACGCAGGCCCGGGATAAGGCTCCTCATTACCAACATACACATATTGGTTACAATTACAGAATGAGTAACATTTGTGCGGGTATTGGCCGGGGGCAGATGACTATCCTTCGCGAGCATATCGCCCGCAGACGTGCCATTCATCAACTCTATGTTTCCTTGCTTTCGGATATAGAGGGTATTTCGTTTCTTACAAATCCTTCGTCCGATTTTAAGTCCAATCACTGGCTTACCTGTATTGTAGTTGATCCTACAGTTACAGGCTTTACGCGCGAGGATATTCGTCTGCAATTGGAACACGGTAACATTGAAAGCCGTCCGCTTTGGAAGCCTATGCACATGCAGCCCATATTTAAAACAGCTCCTTTCTACGGAAATGACACAGCTGAAGTTCTATTTAGAAATGGCCTCTGCCTGCCTTCGGGTCCTACCCTTACGGACGAGGATATCCATCGGGTAGTTTCTTCCATTAAAGAATTGCAGCTGGTTTGTAAGGTATAA
- a CDS encoding ketoacyl-ACP synthase III yields MAFFNFEGIKISCVASAVPSTVVKVTDFAFQFGEEACSKFSESTGVKEFRKTSEHQTASDLCCAAAENIITTKNVNRDEIGALVFIAHSTDYRRPATACVLHKRLELAKDCVCFDVSLGCSAFVYGLNIVGSLMQSSNIKKALLLCGESLTKMTNPKDKSVAMLFGDGGSAVLLEKTDEPSTVKGLVKSDGSGYKAIIAPAGGFRNINATTEDFVWPDGNTRSLYNTTMQGEDVFAFTISAVPRTVKEFLAETGTTVDDYDCLAFHQANKFITQMLCKKLKVSQEKMPICLDRYGNTSAPAIPMIISDTYGNNNEDKELNFLMCGFGVGLSWGVCSAKINTKDILPIIETDNVFEEGIINCPEDFFKE; encoded by the coding sequence ATGGCTTTTTTTAATTTTGAAGGAATAAAAATTTCCTGTGTTGCAAGTGCAGTTCCATCTACCGTTGTGAAGGTTACTGACTTTGCATTTCAGTTTGGTGAAGAGGCTTGCAGCAAGTTTTCAGAGAGTACTGGTGTAAAGGAGTTCAGAAAGACTTCTGAGCATCAAACTGCTTCCGACCTGTGTTGTGCAGCTGCAGAGAATATTATTACTACTAAGAATGTAAATCGTGACGAGATTGGAGCTTTAGTCTTCATTGCTCACAGTACCGACTACCGCAGACCTGCTACAGCATGTGTGCTTCACAAGCGTCTGGAGCTCGCTAAGGATTGCGTATGTTTCGATGTTAGCCTTGGCTGTTCGGCTTTTGTGTATGGACTGAATATCGTAGGTTCGTTGATGCAGAGTTCAAACATCAAGAAGGCACTCTTGCTTTGTGGTGAGTCTTTGACAAAGATGACCAACCCTAAGGATAAATCCGTTGCAATGCTTTTTGGTGATGGTGGTAGTGCCGTTCTGTTGGAGAAGACAGATGAGCCTTCTACGGTCAAGGGTCTTGTTAAGAGCGATGGATCGGGGTACAAGGCGATCATTGCTCCTGCTGGAGGATTCCGAAACATCAATGCAACAACCGAGGATTTTGTATGGCCTGATGGCAATACCCGCTCACTTTATAACACAACTATGCAAGGTGAGGATGTATTTGCATTTACCATTTCTGCAGTTCCTCGTACCGTTAAGGAGTTCCTTGCTGAAACAGGCACAACTGTTGACGATTATGACTGTCTGGCATTCCATCAGGCAAACAAGTTCATTACCCAGATGCTTTGCAAGAAACTGAAGGTAAGTCAGGAGAAAATGCCTATTTGTCTGGATCGTTATGGGAATACTTCTGCTCCTGCTATCCCCATGATAATCAGTGATACATATGGCAATAACAACGAGGATAAGGAGTTGAACTTCCTGATGTGTGGTTTTGGTGTAGGTCTATCATGGGGTGTATGCTCTGCTAAGATTAATACCAAGGATATTCTGCCTATCATAGAAACAGATAATGTATTCGAAGAGGGCATCATTAACTGTCCTGAGGACTTTTTCAAGGAGTAA
- a CDS encoding SDR family oxidoreductase → MLKIKSTTMEYNPLAISGKTILISGGASGIGRQCAIDFSKTGANLVLLDLNEEQLAVTKELCEQDIKCSCYKCDLTDDATVADLFKTIVAENGAIDGFLHCAGIEKTLPYNKFSSADFAKIFDVNFISAMNIIKQLSKKSNRSEILKIVLIASITAVVGRPGVTAYAASKGAIVSAVKTMALEMASKGININCISPGTILTPLMQNMLETLTEEQNEERKSGFPLGLGMPSDIANTAMFLLSDGARWITGQNIVVDGGYTSR, encoded by the coding sequence ATGCTTAAAATAAAGAGTACAACAATGGAATATAATCCTTTAGCAATATCAGGAAAGACTATCCTGATTTCCGGTGGTGCTTCCGGTATCGGTCGCCAGTGTGCTATCGACTTTTCGAAGACTGGGGCAAATCTGGTACTGTTGGATCTGAACGAGGAGCAATTGGCTGTTACAAAAGAGCTGTGTGAGCAGGACATCAAATGTTCGTGCTACAAATGCGATTTGACCGATGACGCTACTGTAGCAGATCTGTTCAAGACCATAGTTGCTGAAAATGGTGCTATCGATGGTTTCCTGCATTGTGCAGGCATTGAGAAGACATTGCCATATAACAAATTCTCTTCAGCAGACTTTGCCAAGATCTTTGATGTGAACTTTATTAGTGCAATGAACATTATCAAGCAGTTGTCGAAGAAATCCAACCGTAGCGAGATTCTCAAGATTGTATTGATAGCATCTATTACAGCTGTTGTTGGACGACCTGGTGTAACCGCTTATGCTGCATCCAAGGGTGCAATCGTTTCTGCTGTCAAGACTATGGCGCTCGAGATGGCTTCAAAGGGCATTAATATCAACTGTATTTCTCCGGGTACTATCCTGACACCCCTCATGCAGAATATGCTTGAGACATTGACCGAGGAGCAGAATGAAGAACGTAAATCGGGCTTCCCTCTTGGTCTTGGAATGCCAAGCGATATAGCGAATACGGCTATGTTCCTCTTGTCAGATGGTGCAAGGTGGATAACCGGTCAAAACATTGTGGTTGATGGTGGCTACACGTCACGCTAA
- a CDS encoding sugar transferase: MYKHISKRIFDFLLSTLAFICLSPILGVITIWLHFSNKGSGAFFYQERPGKDGKIFKVVKFKTMTEERDIYGNLLPDEKRLTSVGKFVRSTSLDELPQLINVLKGDMSLIGPRPLLVHYLPLYSKEQSRRHEVRPGITGWAQVNGRNAISWKQKFEYDVWYVDNMSFILDMKILFLTIKKVFVREGISSSTSVTMEAFNGNN; encoded by the coding sequence ATGTATAAACATATTTCCAAAAGAATCTTTGATTTCTTGTTATCTACTTTGGCGTTTATTTGCTTGAGTCCAATATTGGGAGTCATTACTATTTGGCTACACTTTTCGAACAAAGGTTCTGGAGCATTCTTCTACCAAGAACGTCCAGGTAAGGATGGAAAAATATTTAAAGTGGTTAAGTTTAAAACAATGACAGAAGAACGGGATATTTATGGTAATTTATTGCCTGATGAAAAACGATTGACCTCAGTTGGGAAGTTTGTTCGTTCTACTTCGCTGGATGAATTACCTCAATTGATAAATGTTTTGAAAGGAGATATGTCATTAATCGGACCTCGTCCGTTATTGGTTCACTATTTGCCATTATATTCAAAAGAACAATCACGCAGGCATGAAGTTCGTCCGGGTATAACGGGATGGGCGCAGGTAAATGGGCGTAATGCTATTTCCTGGAAGCAAAAATTTGAATATGATGTATGGTATGTGGATAACATGAGCTTCATACTGGATATGAAGATATTGTTTCTTACTATAAAAAAGGTATTTGTACGGGAAGGTATTTCCTCTTCAACGAGTGTAACCATGGAAGCTTTTAATGGAAATAATTAA